In Paenibacillus kyungheensis, the following are encoded in one genomic region:
- a CDS encoding rhodanese-like domain-containing protein translates to MSNPTQIDTDELRERIAAGEKLQLIDVREDEEVNQGMIDGAKHIPLGQIPDRLNEIDKTLPTVLICRSGYRSERAREYLQQLGYDHCLNMSGGMIDWVENQ, encoded by the coding sequence ATGTCTAATCCTACTCAGATCGACACGGATGAACTGCGCGAACGCATAGCGGCAGGAGAAAAATTGCAATTGATTGATGTACGTGAAGATGAAGAAGTGAACCAGGGTATGATCGATGGTGCCAAACATATTCCTTTGGGTCAAATTCCTGATCGTCTGAATGAAATCGATAAAACGTTACCGACTGTTTTGATTTGTCGTAGTGGATACCGTAGTGAACGTGCTCGCGAATACTTACAACAATTAGGTTACGATCATTGCCTTAATATGTCTGGCGGTATGATTGATTGGGTTGAAAATCAATAA
- a CDS encoding shikimate kinase — MHQSEDSVHSNIILVGMMGTGKTTVGTLLANLLQYPLVDIDAVIAESEGMSVQDIFASKGELYFRELESQTLASVLEQKGQIVSTGGGSVLRAENCDLMIAKGLVVCLTADIDHIVQRVGGDDNRPLLAGDTYERVSSIMEQRKHAYQFAHVTVDTSLLNPDEVASHVLTRYRVQAF, encoded by the coding sequence GTGCATCAATCAGAAGATAGTGTACATTCCAATATTATACTGGTTGGAATGATGGGCACAGGTAAAACAACCGTAGGCACATTACTAGCTAATTTATTACAATATCCATTAGTTGATATTGATGCAGTGATTGCAGAATCAGAAGGTATGAGTGTACAGGATATTTTCGCTTCCAAAGGAGAATTGTATTTTCGTGAGCTTGAAAGCCAAACGCTTGCTAGCGTATTAGAGCAAAAAGGGCAGATAGTTTCTACAGGTGGTGGTTCAGTACTACGTGCTGAAAATTGTGATCTGATGATCGCGAAAGGGCTTGTAGTCTGTCTGACTGCGGATATTGATCATATTGTACAGCGAGTAGGCGGAGATGATAACCGTCCATTACTAGCAGGAGATACGTATGAACGGGTAAGTAGTATTATGGAGCAACGTAAACATGCTTATCAATTTGCACATGTTACGGTAGATACATCGCTTTTGAATCCTGATGAAGTGGCTTCACATGTTTTAACACGTTACCGCGTTCAAGCTTTTTAA
- the gndA gene encoding NADP-dependent phosphogluconate dehydrogenase, translating to MSKQQIGVIGLAVMGKNLALNIESRGFTVSVFNRSPQKTNDLLEEAKGKNLTGTFSIEEFVNSLEVPRKILIMVQAGSATDSTIEQLIPFLTEGDIIIDGGNAYFPDTQRRSKDLEAQGFRFIGTGVSGGEEGALKGPAIMPGGQESAYKLVEPILTAISAKVDGDPCCTYIGPDGAGHYVKMVHNGIEYGDMQLIGEAYNLLTSVLGTSAEELQSIFSEWNKGELDSYLIEITADIFSKYDEETGKPMVDVILDSAGQKGTGKWTSQSSLDLGVPLSMITESVFARFLSAMKEERVAASKILNGPKTDAFAGDKAEFIEAVRRALFASKIVSYAQGFAQMRAASDEYGWDLKYGNIAMIFRGGCIIRSRFLQNIKDAYDKDSGLKNLLLDDYFKGVVEEYQDAWREVVSIAVKYGIPVPGFSSALAYFDSYRTERLPANLLQAQRDYFGAHTFKRLDKEGTFHHEWMQE from the coding sequence ATGTCTAAACAACAAATTGGTGTTATCGGTCTTGCCGTTATGGGTAAGAACTTAGCTTTAAATATTGAAAGCAGAGGCTTCACAGTATCTGTATTCAATCGTTCTCCGCAAAAAACGAACGATTTGCTTGAAGAAGCAAAAGGTAAAAATTTAACAGGAACATTCTCTATTGAAGAGTTCGTGAATTCTTTAGAAGTTCCACGCAAAATTCTAATTATGGTTCAAGCAGGATCTGCAACCGATTCTACAATTGAACAATTGATTCCTTTCTTAACTGAAGGCGACATCATTATTGATGGTGGTAATGCTTACTTCCCTGATACGCAACGTCGTAGCAAAGACTTGGAAGCTCAAGGATTCCGCTTTATCGGTACAGGTGTATCCGGTGGTGAAGAAGGCGCACTTAAAGGACCTGCTATTATGCCAGGTGGACAAGAAAGTGCTTATAAATTAGTAGAACCTATTCTTACAGCGATTTCGGCTAAAGTCGATGGCGACCCTTGCTGTACATATATCGGACCAGACGGTGCTGGACACTATGTAAAAATGGTGCATAACGGTATCGAATATGGCGATATGCAGTTGATTGGTGAAGCATATAACTTGCTTACATCTGTTCTAGGAACATCTGCTGAAGAATTGCAATCGATTTTCAGCGAGTGGAACAAAGGCGAGTTGGACAGTTACTTGATCGAGATCACAGCAGATATCTTCTCTAAATACGATGAAGAAACAGGCAAACCGATGGTTGATGTGATTCTTGATTCTGCTGGTCAAAAAGGTACAGGTAAATGGACAAGTCAAAGTTCACTTGATCTAGGTGTTCCTTTGTCTATGATCACTGAATCTGTATTTGCACGTTTCTTGTCTGCAATGAAAGAAGAACGTGTAGCAGCTAGCAAAATTTTAAACGGACCTAAAACAGATGCTTTTGCAGGTGATAAAGCTGAATTTATCGAAGCAGTACGCAGAGCATTGTTCGCCTCCAAAATCGTATCTTACGCTCAAGGTTTCGCACAAATGCGTGCAGCTTCTGACGAATACGGTTGGGATTTGAAATATGGTAACATCGCTATGATCTTCCGCGGTGGCTGTATTATCCGTTCACGTTTCTTGCAAAACATCAAAGATGCGTATGACAAAGATTCTGGCTTGAAAAACCTATTGCTTGATGATTACTTCAAAGGTGTAGTTGAAGAATATCAAGATGCATGGCGTGAAGTAGTATCGATCGCTGTGAAATATGGTATTCCTGTTCCTGGATTCTCCAGCGCATTGGCTTATTTTGATAGCTATCGTACAGAAAGATTGCCAGCGAACTTGTTACAAGCTCAACGCGATTATTTCGGTGCGCATACTTTCAAACGTTTGGACAAAGAAGGTACTTTCCATCACGAATGGATGCAAGAATAG
- a CDS encoding YktB family protein, producing MEFNGFDSKDFDVFTIDGLEPRMDALISTIRPKLTTIGEQIQPYLATLCGEEMYVHVAKHARRTVNPPKDTWVAWASNKRGYKALPHFEVGMFGSHVFIVFAIIYESPRKFDFGKALQKDWKKVKQMIPDEFYWSTDHMSPQANIQGELDDQYWLDTAERLQNVKKSEIVCGLRIEKDDPLLQDGKAFIEKVEQTFEQLLPLYRMAF from the coding sequence ATTGAATTTAACGGTTTTGATTCTAAAGACTTTGATGTATTCACGATTGATGGATTAGAACCACGTATGGATGCATTGATTAGCACGATTCGACCTAAATTAACAACAATTGGTGAACAGATACAGCCTTATCTAGCTACATTATGTGGTGAAGAGATGTATGTGCATGTTGCCAAGCATGCTCGTCGTACGGTCAATCCACCTAAAGATACATGGGTAGCATGGGCATCGAATAAACGTGGTTATAAAGCATTGCCTCATTTTGAAGTAGGTATGTTTGGTAGTCATGTCTTTATTGTGTTTGCTATTATTTATGAGAGTCCCCGTAAATTTGATTTTGGAAAAGCGCTTCAGAAAGATTGGAAAAAGGTAAAACAAATGATTCCAGATGAATTTTACTGGTCTACTGATCATATGTCGCCACAAGCTAACATTCAGGGAGAATTGGATGATCAATACTGGCTAGATACTGCTGAACGATTGCAAAATGTCAAAAAATCCGAAATCGTATGTGGATTACGGATCGAAAAAGATGATCCTTTACTTCAAGATGGCAAAGCTTTTATCGAAAAAGTAGAACAGACTTTTGAACAATTGCTTCCGTTGTACCGTATGGCATTTTAA
- a CDS encoding MFS transporter, producing the protein MVSISNADTDHQNQAKNRQRNIFVFVCLWLLIFLVEFVKGGLLVTLLPVYMGHVLGLPAFAIGIAFALQYVGDNALRGPAGWLAERLGFRMIMSIGMILVLGAVFIMATEKSTGWLIFACGVMGVGSAPLWPCVMSKITDLSHADGKYGTSMSIIEIASLGGAGLGPVTVNWISDTSYQSTLWMMLIFMTVVLAIALCLPGRKESASIATGSRHETEQYNDATTGSLHANQLSVPHVSVTRITGKQRVQQYIALIRSLHIHPLLYPALFLQSFALGILTPIITLYVISQLGLTPAYFNGLLIAGGGVTALGLIPAGRLIDRWGSRFFLHIGFLLAGTALIGIASTTILAWIWIFVIGIGLSYAMILPAWNSLLANLVPAQERGMIWGLFLTLQGSGLVIGPLVSGKLWDIISPQAPFFVSASSMFILFGIHWIMIRHTRKLSSSNN; encoded by the coding sequence ATGGTATCAATTTCAAATGCTGACACAGATCATCAGAATCAAGCTAAAAATCGTCAACGCAATATTTTTGTATTTGTATGCCTGTGGTTACTTATTTTTTTAGTTGAATTTGTTAAAGGTGGATTATTAGTTACTTTGTTACCTGTATATATGGGGCATGTACTTGGATTGCCTGCTTTTGCTATCGGTATTGCTTTTGCTTTGCAGTATGTAGGTGATAATGCACTTCGAGGTCCTGCAGGCTGGTTAGCAGAACGATTAGGATTTCGGATGATTATGTCGATTGGTATGATCCTTGTCTTAGGTGCAGTATTTATTATGGCAACAGAAAAAAGTACAGGCTGGTTAATATTTGCTTGTGGTGTGATGGGGGTTGGCAGTGCTCCATTATGGCCTTGTGTAATGTCCAAGATCACCGATCTGTCACATGCAGATGGAAAATACGGAACATCTATGAGTATTATCGAGATTGCTTCTCTTGGAGGAGCGGGGCTTGGGCCGGTTACAGTCAATTGGATTAGTGATACATCGTACCAATCTACATTATGGATGATGTTGATTTTTATGACTGTTGTACTAGCTATAGCATTATGCTTACCCGGTCGTAAAGAATCAGCTTCGATAGCAACAGGGAGTCGCCATGAAACCGAGCAATACAACGATGCTACTACTGGATCACTTCATGCAAATCAATTATCTGTACCTCATGTATCGGTGACACGTATCACTGGTAAACAACGGGTACAGCAATATATAGCGTTGATTCGTTCACTACATATTCATCCGCTATTGTATCCAGCCCTTTTTTTGCAATCTTTTGCTTTAGGTATTTTGACGCCTATTATTACTTTATACGTAATCAGTCAGTTAGGATTAACCCCCGCTTATTTTAATGGATTGTTAATTGCTGGTGGTGGTGTTACTGCTTTGGGTCTGATTCCAGCAGGTCGTCTGATCGATCGGTGGGGCAGTCGATTTTTTTTGCATATCGGATTTTTATTAGCAGGGACAGCGTTAATAGGGATTGCTTCTACAACGATACTGGCTTGGATATGGATATTTGTAATAGGTATTGGTCTTAGTTACGCAATGATTTTACCAGCATGGAACTCGTTACTGGCTAATCTTGTACCTGCACAAGAGCGTGGTATGATCTGGGGATTATTTTTGACATTACAAGGATCAGGGCTTGTTATTGGCCCTTTGGTATCGGGAAAGTTATGGGATATCATTAGTCCTCAAGCGCCGTTTTTTGTTAGTGCCAGCTCTATGTTTATTTTATTCGGTATTCACTGGATTATGATACGTCATACTCGAAAATTATCTTCCTCAAATAATTAA